In the Carassius auratus strain Wakin chromosome 50, ASM336829v1, whole genome shotgun sequence genome, one interval contains:
- the LOC113067076 gene encoding GTPase KRas isoform X2, with translation MTEYKLVVVGAGGVGKSALTIQLIQNHFVDEYDPTIEDSYRKQVVIDGETCLLDILDTAGQEEYSAMRDQYMRTGEGFLCVFAINNTKSFEDIHHYREQIKRVKDSEDVPMVLVGNKCDLPSRSVDTKQAQDLARSYGIPFIETSAKTRQGVDDAFYTLVREIRKHKEKMSKDGKKKKKKSKSKCVLM, from the exons ATGACAGAATATAAGCTTGTGGTCGTAGGGGCGGGAGGCGTGGGCAAGAGTGCTCTCACCATCCAACTCATCCAGAACCACTTTGTGGACGAATACGACCCAACCATAGAG GACTCCTACAGGAAGCAGGTGGTGATTGATGGGGAGACGTGTCTGTTGGACATCTTGGACACTGCAGGTCAGGAGGAGTACAGCGCCATGAGGGATCAGTACATGAGGACAGGAGAGGGCTTCCTCTGTGTCTTCGCCATCAATAACACCAAGTCCTTTGAGGACATTCACCACTACAG AGAGCAGATAAAACGAGTAAAGGACTCGGAGGACGTCCCCATGGTCCTGGTGGGGAATAAGTGTGATCTTCCGTCCCGCAGTGTGGACACCAAGCAGGCTCAGGATTTAGCACGGAGCTACGGCATCCCCTTTATAGAGACCTCAGCAAAGACGAGACAG GGCGTGGACGACGCGTTTTACACTTTAGTCCGAGAAATCCGGAAGCACAAGGAGAAGATGAGCAAGGATggcaagaagaaaaagaagaaatccAAATCAAAATGTGTGTTAATGTGA
- the LOC113067076 gene encoding ras-like protein isoform X1: MTEYKLVVVGAGGVGKSALTIQLIQNHFVDEYDPTIEDSYRKQVVIDGETCLLDILDTAGQEEYSAMRDQYMRTGEGFLCVFAINNTKSFEDIHHYREQIKRVKDSEDVPMVLVGNKCDLPSRSVDTKQAQDLARSYGIPFIETSAKTRQRVEDAFYTLVREIRQYRLRKLSKEEETTQCIKLKKCVLM; the protein is encoded by the exons ATGACAGAATATAAGCTTGTGGTCGTAGGGGCGGGAGGCGTGGGCAAGAGTGCTCTCACCATCCAACTCATCCAGAACCACTTTGTGGACGAATACGACCCAACCATAGAG GACTCCTACAGGAAGCAGGTGGTGATTGATGGGGAGACGTGTCTGTTGGACATCTTGGACACTGCAGGTCAGGAGGAGTACAGCGCCATGAGGGATCAGTACATGAGGACAGGAGAGGGCTTCCTCTGTGTCTTCGCCATCAATAACACCAAGTCCTTTGAGGACATTCACCACTACAG AGAGCAGATAAAACGAGTAAAGGACTCGGAGGACGTCCCCATGGTCCTGGTGGGGAATAAGTGTGATCTTCCGTCCCGCAGTGTGGACACCAAGCAGGCTCAGGATTTAGCACGGAGCTACGGCATCCCCTTTATAGAGACCTCAGCAAAGACGAGACAG AGAGTGGAAGATGCCTTTTATACTCTGGTACGGGAAATCAGGCAATACCGGCTGAGAAAACTCAGTAAAGAAGAAGAGACAACACAATGCATCAagcttaaaaaatgtgttttgatgtgA